Proteins found in one Paenibacillus borealis genomic segment:
- a CDS encoding extracellular solute-binding protein produces the protein MLVLGGLAACSNGGQLTELQTQEATAEDGANALSSSQAANTSSANTGNTSNTANRSNSGTTADPGNMWPADHPATATALSALAAKVKPVQFTVFVNYDWYTAPTWEGRPHSRWISDNLKVTLTPVQSSGAAAQKLNAMIVSDQLPDVLVMDRGKDVERLQKAGKLVALDPYLAEYPEFVQTIGEDTLNMLRSEDGKLYQIPNWYINGSSGSGNAGFLVEKNIYRALGSPKLETWDDLEAYLKRVQQKYPELVPIDFGETRDGADVQMIGMLYSGAADNRTPSFISPGSGQIFGVPTGSRLTSVYRDPAFLETLLLANRLVRQGLTSPDLLTETRDQVLEKLKTGRIAVFGAYDAIVEGIGREANNQLSAKDPQDGYDIIWPVHREGVDPGKVYPSGYNTLGWNVNVITTRARDPEAIFSYMNWATSPEGQRIIFFGPEGMFYDKVEDGIPIPNDSYIGRDLKQYDDLKIGEFNWYGNTSYIDSAKAGREKLLPVEARDWTTLGQANVTFRTSMNITEFSNLDPAPASEEGIILQRLKDQYAQVIPRMIFAASGEEVRQLMEEADREAALLGYDRLLAWKTGVWRNNLKKIKAYSPQ, from the coding sequence ATGCTGGTTCTGGGTGGCCTTGCTGCCTGCTCAAACGGCGGTCAACTAACGGAGCTCCAAACGCAGGAGGCTACTGCGGAGGACGGCGCTAACGCTCTGAGCTCAAGCCAAGCTGCCAATACCAGTAGCGCCAATACCGGCAATACCAGCAATACCGCCAATCGCAGCAATTCCGGCACCACCGCTGATCCCGGCAATATGTGGCCTGCGGACCATCCGGCCACCGCCACCGCCCTTTCAGCCTTGGCCGCCAAGGTGAAGCCGGTCCAGTTCACCGTATTTGTGAACTATGACTGGTATACGGCACCGACCTGGGAGGGCAGGCCGCATAGCCGTTGGATCAGCGATAATCTGAAGGTTACGCTCACTCCGGTACAATCCAGCGGGGCTGCGGCCCAGAAGCTGAACGCGATGATTGTCTCGGATCAGCTTCCCGATGTGCTGGTCATGGACCGGGGCAAGGATGTGGAACGGCTGCAAAAAGCAGGCAAGCTGGTGGCACTCGATCCTTATCTGGCGGAATATCCTGAATTTGTCCAGACCATAGGCGAGGATACACTGAACATGCTGCGCAGTGAAGACGGCAAACTGTACCAGATTCCGAACTGGTATATCAATGGCAGCAGCGGCAGCGGCAACGCCGGTTTCCTCGTCGAGAAGAATATCTACCGGGCGCTCGGCTCTCCTAAGCTGGAGACCTGGGATGATCTCGAGGCTTATCTGAAGCGGGTGCAACAAAAGTATCCTGAACTTGTCCCGATTGACTTTGGGGAGACCCGGGACGGAGCAGATGTACAGATGATCGGCATGCTGTACAGCGGTGCGGCGGATAACCGGACACCAAGCTTCATCTCTCCCGGTTCAGGCCAAATCTTCGGTGTGCCCACCGGCTCCAGATTGACTTCTGTGTACCGGGATCCGGCATTCCTGGAGACGCTTCTGCTGGCTAACCGGCTGGTCCGTCAAGGGCTGACGTCCCCGGATCTGTTAACCGAAACACGGGATCAGGTACTGGAGAAGCTGAAAACAGGCCGTATCGCCGTATTCGGCGCTTATGACGCCATCGTGGAAGGGATCGGCCGCGAAGCGAATAATCAGCTCTCGGCCAAGGATCCGCAAGACGGGTATGATATCATCTGGCCGGTGCACCGGGAAGGCGTCGATCCGGGTAAGGTATACCCTTCCGGATACAATACGCTGGGCTGGAACGTCAATGTGATTACAACCCGGGCCAGAGATCCGGAAGCCATTTTCTCCTATATGAACTGGGCGACGAGTCCGGAAGGACAGCGCATTATTTTCTTCGGGCCGGAGGGAATGTTTTATGATAAAGTGGAGGATGGAATTCCAATTCCAAATGATTCCTATATTGGCCGTGATTTGAAGCAGTATGATGATCTGAAGATCGGAGAATTCAACTGGTACGGCAATACCTCTTATATTGATTCAGCCAAAGCCGGACGCGAGAAGCTGCTGCCTGTGGAGGCCCGGGACTGGACAACACTTGGTCAAGCAAATGTAACGTTCAGGACGTCCATGAACATCACGGAATTCTCCAACCTCGATCCGGCTCCCGCCTCCGAAGAGGGAATCATTCTGCAAAGGCTGAAAGACCAGTATGCGCAGGTGATTCCCCGGATGATATTTGCGGCAAGCGGGGAAGAGGTCAGGCAGCTGATGGAGGAAGCAGACAGGGAAGCAGCGCTTTTGGGATATGACAGGCTGCTCGCCTGGAAAACCGGAGTATGGCGGAACAATCTTAAGAAGATTAAGGCCTATTCACCACAATAA